CCATTGCTTTGAACTGCCTGAACTGCTCACTTTCAAGACACCTGCCAATCATCCGCTCCAAATACACAGTGTGCCCCTCATTGAGCCTGAGTGTAGACAAACACCGAGAAACAAAAAGAGGAGTTTGTGCATGAAGAACAGAAAGATAGAAAAGACAACCTACACAGACCAACAGTTAAAACATAAAGATAATTATAAAATTCTAAAGTAAAGGCTGCTGCTGGTTTTGGTGCTGGCACACTAAGAATGTTGGTGTAAATCAATGGCaagaatgtaacaaaaaaattgGTGTTAACATGgcttacaaaaataaatgctcACGAACAAAAGGACGAGATTTGTCAAATTTAGAGGTAATGAGCTCTAGGTATCCCACAATGCTCTACTATCTAGATGATTACCTTGAATTAATGTCTACAGATCTATCACTAGGGTGCAATAAAAAATCCTTGCAAACCAAGTTGCTCACATGACAACTCAATCTTGTGGTGCTCTCTCATTTAGTACCAATAATCCTTCATAAATAACACTTAGGGTGAATACATTAATTTATTCTGCCCAAAAAATGTATCGATTAAACCCCCGTGTAAAGTCTTATATTATGCTCTGGTCTTATCATTGCAATGCAGGGGCCCAATACGTAAACAGCACTGGTGCTATTCACTAGGACAATGTGGGACAAGGTAAAACACAATGAGAGTCACTTGAAGCTGAAAACTCTTAACTGCACATCTCAATGTACTTCTAGGCACTGGAAGATCATGTTAATTATTGTGCAAACAAACCAGAAATGCTCCCAGGTCTTGTTGGTCACAAGATTTCCTGTCCAGCTGTGTGAGATCTCATGAGCAATAACCTGGACATAGCATaacaaatataatacaattgGTCATTTTCCACATTGCGTCATATTGcatatattacacttttacacatAATAATGATTGATGACTTGATTTTCAAaaataacttaattttaaaTTAGATTTGCACAAACAGTAAATGTAGACGGTATGGTAATGGTATGacaatgttttttgtgtaaGAAACCCCCTCTTTATTCTTGATGGTTTGAGCAGTGTGTTGTAATGACGTACGTTGGAGAGAGACCGGTCTCCAGCCTAAAGAAGAGAAGACAAGGTCAGTAAAATCTGATACATCGGTGGTTCtcaaacattttacaatgaGCGCCAGAAAACATCTGGCCAGCTTCATTGCTGGCATTAAATTCCTAATCACTTTCAATGATacgaatattttttttcattagtgtACTATGTTCAAGGGTGAATGGACCACATTGTGGTCATGTTTAACAATCACCTATGTATGAGAGAGGAAATAGAACCATTCATACTTCCATGTAATGTAATGTCCTGCCACAATGTTACAATGTCATGTAACACAAGTGGTCAGCAAAATTGCAAGAACTCATTGGGTTTCTTGCCAGCGCCATGTTCCCTTTATTATGTAGCTAGCTAACTATCTTTATTGACATGTGTAGTTTAATCAGCAATGAAACACATTGGGCAGCCATGTTTGTGTTCCTTACCAGCAGAGTGGGCGTAGCAAAGGTGAGACAAGGGTTCTCCATCCCCCCATAGGGGAAAGACGGAGGGAGCACAAGCACATCATACTGTCCCCATACATAAGGTCCAGCCAGAGACTCTGCAGTCTTCAGCATAGACTCGGtctgagagaaaaagagacataGAGACTGAGTGATGGGGAGAGACGACAGGAAGTAGCAGACAAGCTGCTGGTGGAGAGTTGGTGGAGTATGtgtgaaaaaacatgaaatgaaagaagCTCAGCCTCCTTTTCCTGTTACCCAAAACCCTCTTCTATTTATCAAATATGTTAAGGTTGCAAAATCAAATAGAGAAGTACACTTCTCTATtctctaaacaaaaaaaaccaaaaaactcaTCCTGCCACAATCAAATACCACACATGACACAACAAGTATGCACATAAGCATGTAAAGCACTCTGTAAACTAAAAGGGCATAGACTCGCCCATCGCCAGAAATTAAAGTCTAAATGGTGAATTTGGCGTGGTTAACTCCTGCAAAAATCTTAAATTGTGAACTGTTTGCTAAGCATTTTAGATATTGGAGGTGTTCCGGAGGTTGCCCCAGTATCTCTGGATGAATTAGGAGGTATTGTGCTACATCTAAATCAATCCTCTGGTCCCCTCGACGCCCTTACAGCTAGCttaataaagaacatttttcaATGTATAAGACAATCATTTGATTAAATATTCCATTATAGTTTTCATCAAAAGCACAGTGCTGAGACTGCACTTCTACAAATTTTAAATGAGAGCAAATCTTAGTATTAGTCTTGCTGGATTTGATAgcaattttttattcagtatatCGCTATTTCTTattagacagacagagaagttGGGTTTTCAGGAGTAACTTCGCAAATGTTACTTATCAAATCAGTAATTTTCAGTGGTAACTAAAATATTCAGTCTTCAATTTGTGATGTGTCTTGTGGAGTGCCTTGGGGCTCTTTTCTTGGCCCACCTATTATTTCTAACTTTCATTTGCAGTTTTCTATAAAGAAATGACTGTATTCATGTTTCTTTCAGCTAAGAAATATTGAAAAGAGTTCAATGTGCTCTCTTCCCAGGAtttctaaaaaatattattgcatTTGTTTCATCATGCCTGGATTGCCTGAACTCGTTATATATGTGCTAAAACCAGACAAGACAACTGAAAACTAATTTTTATTCTTTGGCTTTTAACCCTAGGTGTGCAAATTATTTAATTTGCTATTTTTATGGGgatgttgtatttgtttatagcttgctatatataaaatgtgttgctTAACCAATCTCATTTTTGTCTGTTTAGCATTTTGTAACTCTGCTTAGAATACTACTTTTTGACCATTTACTTACTTACTAAAGACTTTGTTACTACAGCTGTGAAAATTATATTATGGATAATATGTAATACATATTTGGAATATATGGTTCTATATGAGCAAATGAGCATTGTCAAAACTGTTGCCAATGCTTGTCTGTTTAGGGTTATCAAGTCGCAGAAGGCATATGGTGCGCACACAGACCTCAGAGAACTCAAACGCTGCCTGGTCCACATATTCCTTCTCAGACCAGACCCTGGAGCGAGGCCCAATCTCCCTGAGAACAGATAATGAGAGTAAACAACCACCTATCAAAAATTCCTCTTATATCTACTGTACAGCATGGCTCATACCTGCCATgaatcattttcatatttcattccTTACCTGCTCTCCAGAGCTCCAACCACAATGGCTATGAGATAAGAAGGCATGGGCACCTAGAAAAAGGATCATCCACAGGTTTTAAGAATTGCGAAAcagatttatgaaatatttcagacacTTCCTGCAAAGAGGCACATGTATCAACATGAACAATAATGAAAGGGAGAGTTAAACATAACAGTTTCACAGATTCAGGTTGTCAGCATCATGTATCAGATGCTGCAATGCAAAACCATCTGATATACTGTTAAGTACATAGGATATCATTCTTCTAGCAACATGATCAACCATATAGTTGAGTTCTCAGTAGTAACTGGCCTCAAGGTAATCACCTGTGTGTCTTTATCATTTGTGGTGATAAGTGGATAATCTATTCTGAGATCAGGCTAAAAGGACTTTGACACATCAGAAGCTATTAGATATTAATGTACAATTCAGAGCTGTTAAACAGTTACAACAGTGCCATACCACCAAAATATACCGTactgaaaattaataaataaacagaccgGCTGTCTGAAGCGGTAAATGATTCTGTTGCATTCCTGGGGATCAACCTCCTGTCCATCACGCAGGGCACTCATGACCACAACCAGCTCCTTAGGAACAGATACCTATCAATATGCACACAAACAATAGGGATATCATGAAATACTGACATGTTTATTACTAATCAGCACAATGATTCATACAAAAATGTACTGATGAAGTAATGTATTTAATGCTGCagacatttaaatatgattCTTAATTATGTGCCCTTTTTCAAATTCCCTCAATTGGCTGTAGTCTGGAATTACAGTATTTGGATACCATGAATAAAACCTACAGATTTTGTAATCTAAATTACAAAATTGCTAGTCTGAGAAGCTTTGCACATTCATTGATAGGCACCTCAATCTTGTATTTTCACTTAACAATGAAAACCAGGTTAAGCAAATCAATTAGCCAAATAAAGACAGATTACTGTTTTCACCCTTTAACTTTGTTGATTAGTTCATTTTAACTATGACACTGACACAagaatgtttttaaaatcacaGAAATAATGTATGTGTCtttcaagagaaaaaaaaacacagatattaTCTCAAACCAGCCCAATCCACAGAACACAATTCAAACtggccaatctggcaacacagctgAGAAGTCTTTGTAACTTCTATAAATTAGCCTAATCAAGGGAATGAACCACTTtaaataccattgtgtccctgagcaagacagttcacgcggagttgctccagggggactgtccctgtaactaacaCCAAGGTTCTAATGCTCAATTATGCATCAAAGTGCCTACTGTCAGGGCAGTAAAGTAGCAGTATGTGCCAAAGGGGAGATGTTCCGGCTAAGAGGTAGAGTAGCATTTATGTGCTATACCTGAGCATAGTAGGTGTGTTTCACTGAGGGTGTGTCCTGGCAGGGGaccatggtcctgcagtgggtGGCCTGTGGACACACAAAGACGTATTAACACATTCgctctcaaaaacacacaaattaatgCTACGGTGGTATATAATGAGGTTAATAATGGTTTTGAGCAAAGttatcaaaaacacacacacacacacacacacagactttgtTCTATGTCTTAAATATCAGAAAGAACCCACAAAGTCAGCATCTTCACCAGACAGCTTCTGTAACTGCTCTGTTTAATAAGGAAATTCTTTTGAAACAGGAATTATCTAAGATTGCTTAATTTCCCATTTGCTGACCACAATCAGGTCTGGTAAACTCTGCACAAACAACTTCAGAGGTGTAACAAGAGTATTTGTATCATCAGCATAGcacatgttatttatttatttaaactattacatatattgttattaaatgGCCATTTTTCCTTTATTCCACTCCCAGCTAAATGGATGCAGACTTTTCTTCTCCACCTGAATTCTTTTCTGCAAAGCCACACATACCCCAAAGGACACTAGTTTAGTTGTCTGTGCTCAACATGTTCTGTTTTTACAAGActgaacaattttaataaaaagtattGTTGATTAGAATAATGGTActagtgtaaataaataaaactgtagtCACATtccactgtgctcattgtgcACATTTTCTCATGGCTTGAGGGTGTTAGCTGCAGAAAAACAGGAACCGGAACGCCAGACCACAACATCTACAAGTGTTGTCAGAAAATAAGCCAAGGAAAATAAATGGTTTTGAATTACAGCGATTACTAAAATGATTATATTaatccagccactggggatgtaTGTGTTACGTCCTAgtattttggtgtgtttctgcatttcccgattgcatcacttcctgtttacCCTGCGCCTCCCCTAAGAGGCGACGCAACCTGTTGTGTCTGCctgcttctgtgtttgtttttctcggTTTGTAtacttatttgttaataaaatacttgttaaatttCTCCGTTTGGTCTTAGTAGTtttgtaatttcttttgttatgggcagGAACCCGCTTGTAAAACAAAATTGggggcttgtccgggatttgttctgtttttctctcaggGACATTTTTGTTTCTCTCCGGGACATCGTTTTTTGGGGAAGACTCACGTTCGACGTTTGTTGGGAACTCTGGTAAATTAGACGTCTCTAGCCGGATTTTCGCAATCCCTCCATCGGagcgcatttgttgttttgttggtttgtgtttggggatttttttttgggtggtgttttgaagagTAAACCCCGGGAGGAGCTTCGCAGATTGTCTTCTGACTGACCGCGAACCTTCAATTGGTAATGCTCTTTGAAGAATAGGAGGTTAATTTAGGGGGATCGAGTTAGGCAAGATTAGGGATCAGAGTTCCCACACGCACACGTTGTTGCGGTTACAGGTGGTGGAAAAAGCGCACGTTTCGCTCCATTTGCagtcttatctttttttttggtgctgcatATCATTCAGCCCGTGTTGAATTAGAGGTAAAACGGCTAGAGTTTGAGGAACGCAAGAGGGAGAGGAACTAGTCACGGGATAGTCACGCTCCtaccaataaatgttttgtttttttatcaacagtaaatgttgatttttagtggcgggggtgtttgtgttgtgtttgcaggtgccttGTGATGgcaaattgagcccacctgtccctgctgtgggacagacagaaaaaaacgagcgtcagtctcctttttcggggctgcgattgccgtgccatccaccccgcccggctccctaccatttcccttttgcatcacttccggtttcccctgcgcttcccctaagAGGCGAcacaacttgttgtgtcggcccgctttggtgtttgtttttctgtttcccgttttgtttgtcgttatttgttttcatctgtatttcttctttatttatatacttatttgttgataaaatacttgttaattctccgtttcgtcttagtaggttttcgtttttgtcatttcttttattatggGTCGGAACCcctagaccggctcgtaacaGTATGTGAttgtgtttcttggtgctggtcccaagcacCGGGTGGAGGcaggaagggcatctgccaTTAGGACCAGCCGAAGGGAGATGATGAGAAAAATTAATATACTCATGACATTACCAATTTCATCTCATGCAGTATTTTTTAGTTCTGGTTTTCTAATCATCCGaatgtgttctttttaaatgtattaattactatattaattgcacatttttgtggCTTGAGTGTCAAGATCCAGATGGCTGTGAACCTTCACCAGATCTCAATCAATGACAGCGCCCATCTGTTGCAGATTTACATCTTGGTCCGTACGGCATGGTCATGCAAATGAAAGATGTCTTACAAGAATGTGCAGATGTTTGTTGCTTGCGATGGTTGACTTAGGGTATACAGAATTTCTGATTTTCCAATCATCCTAGActgttatattttaataaattaatgacTAATTGAACTGATGTTCACAGTTTTGTAACAGTTGATGATTAATGTTAATGGACTTTGAGAGGATCACATAAAAGGTCAGTTAGATAATCATATTCATAACGTTCAGAAGCATGCACAGAACGCAGACAGCGTTTACGTGCACACATACCTGACACTGGCTGAACAGATAGGGGTGTTTTTTCCCAGCAGTCTGAGTGGGAGTGAGCCACTGCAGAGCGAACGCTCTGGGAGACGTCTCATAGGCGACCTCCACGATTACATGCTGTcctctgcacaaacacacagacacccagtCCAAACCGTTACTTCTTTCTCACCATGATGAAGTGACACACACCATCACTTCCCTTTAACACAGACGTGTCAGTATTAGAAGATCTGAACAGTTGTGAAAACAAGACCTGGACAGCTCAAAAGGCAGCATGATCTCCAGAGGAGATCCCTTGAAACGGTGCTTATCGCCAAGTGAGAACTTAGCAGACTGGCCATTGGCAGTCACAGAGGAGATCTTCAGGTCCTTGGTGTCGAGAGTCtacaagataaaaataaaacaaatatgtgGTGTTTAATTAAGTATGAATCTGCATCATTATCAGGCTTCACATCCTGTGGAGTTCTGCTGAAACCTGTTCACAAATTCCACAGGAAAATGAAATCTTTGGCTGAAGACACACCCATCAGGTTCAGACCAAAGGTTGTAATGCCGTGTGCTCTGGAACTATTTTATCAAAGTTCATAAGCAAGGCAAAGAACACATTCGCAAAGAAGCAGCTTGAGGCATTGCTAAGACCACTCACACAAGGTTCCAGCTTTGTCGCTAATCATTAACAGTTAAAAATCAGCCAAATATCAACCTGAAGCAATCGATtgctgaatagaaaaaaaaatatcagaacCGTTTCAGAGAACCTAATAGGGTTCTGCAGTACTGTTCTCATGCACAGACTACAAATCCAGGAACTGGTATCAAGAACTCACATCTACTGTGTAGGACACTGCTTTGCGATCTAGATTGGTTAACTGGTATTGGGTAATAATTCAGATAACAGTATTTATAACAGATCCCGATAACTGGCTGATTTATGTCATGTCCTTTCTACGTCTTTATAAACTTTGCTGTGCGTAAAACTAATACAAGTGCGACTGAACTCATGCTAAAGCGTATCTTTACAGTGTGGTGTGCGCATCACTCCTCCGTGGCCTGTTACCGCGGCGCATGTAGTGTGTAATGAAGGAATGCAGACTGGGTACGCACGTAGGTGACTGGACATCTAATAAGAGCACACGAGAGTAAAAGCAGCTGTTAGCAGGCCGAACACTTCGCTCTTAAAACTGAGCGGGACGCAGCCTTACCAGAGATGTAAATTTGTCCTCGAGCACCTCGACGGTCAGCGCGACTCGCCCTTTCAGCACATGACTGTCAAAGTCCACGTGGTAGGTCAGGTTCAGGTGCTTGGTCGTACacctggagaaggaggagaaggaggaagggTCTGAGACGGGAGCCATCGCCGGTCGGTGCGGAGAATAGCCGGGACCGGTCGGGGGCTGCATTTTTAATCCAGCGAGGGATCCATGTGACAGCGGTCGGCGGCAAGGCATTGTGGGAATCGTAGTCGCCTCGTTGAACGCTGCGTGCGGAGGGTGTGGCTGCGGACTACACTGCCCCCTAGAGACGGAGAGGGGCGGCGACCACTGACTGACTAACACTGTAGTGCAACGTGAAAATTGTGTTAAATTGTTTATTTACGTACATGTTTCTGGAGAACTTTATTGggccatatttttatttaaaatcaaaCAGTTAATATATTGCAAATTTGACGATTATGTATATTAACACTTTAGGACATTTCTCCCTAATACAGAAAGAAgcaaacaataaaacactggcaaagagttcatttaaaaatgaaaatgaaatgatcaaAACGTATTTTGATTATTTGTCTGAATACATTTGTTATGATGTATTGGGTCAATTAAACTAAAATAATTTAGTtggaaaatgtatgttttaatgtataacataaatatgttattacttctaataacaaatatatattttacttttctaTCCCTTCAGCGACAGTATGCAAAGTGTCATGCaatatcttttaaaaaatataacatttgttttgaaattatttgaataaatgctAATATTAATTactttgttgtttgtgtgtcatttgtttaaatgaCTGTCATGATTACTATTTTATTACTAGTTTCTAACTAAATTCTGAGACAATGCATATGCAATACATACGTGGAAGACCATATACTTTAATCGGCCGAATAATAATGCTAACGTTGAGTTGGTATAGGACTGGCGGTACGCGTGTCACTTCCACAGAAGGAGGCATGTGACAAAGTGCCCACTGTATGTGTTTTCTGGTCCGCAGCCATGCGGCCCCATACACACCACACTGTGATGAACTGTGTACTGGCACCTCTGAGCTCCAGCGGCTCAGACCCTCACACCAGCCCgaggacaaaatgttcattcGCTGTATGTACTGTGTCACGAGGTCCAGCTCCACATTTTAGGTTCTCTAGGCGAGGTGCAGTCCCTGTTGTCCCCTACGCCGTGACGTGTGAATTAATgaatttctttattcatttttatttagtcgACTTGTCAAGGGTAGCATGAATTGGAGGCCCAGAGCCGCCATCCCAGGCTGGAGTAACGTCCAGCAGACGGCGCAGTGTAATGGAAAGTGgattttcttgtaaaaaaaaaaaaaaaaaaaagaaagaaagaaagaaagaaagaaaagtgggGGGGTTTAATTGGTTGCATGTGTTATGACATTTCTGAATTTTGACTGGATGCCTTTTTTGGTGTCTGTTCACCTACATTACCTGCACATctctgtttgtatttgtgtttaaGAATTTTTTGGCGGTGACAGCAGATTTCTGGTTTcgacctgtgtctgtgtgtgtgtgtgtgtgtgtgtgattgtgtgtgtgtgagagtgagtgaatgCAGATGTTTTCTGTGCTTCAGTTTCCTGTCAGTGAGAGGATATCCCTCCAGGAAACCGGAAGATGGATCCACTCCCTTATGGTGGCCCCagttccctccctctctcatacacacacacacacacacacacacacaccgctttTAGAAGTATCTTctaaaaaaggtttttattgccGAGGGAGCAGATGCATTTTCTAACATTCACTGTAGTCGTCGTCGTAATGCATTTAGCCTTATAATAACTTCTGCACAAACTTTACATCATCAGCGACAGTCTCTAAATAGGCCCAGAATAAATCTCTCGGTCTgactgtctccctctctctcacacatacacacacacacacacacacacacacccacacacacacgcacacacgcacgcatacgCACATTCGCAGGAAGGAACTCGCGCTCCTCCCAGTGGTCCTGGGCAGGAAGACGGTGACGTCACTTGGAGCGGTTCTACGCTTAGTTCGGGTTACATTAttactgtgtgtgcgtgtgtgtctgtgcgtgtgcgtgtgtgtgtgtgtgtgtgtgttagaagcTGGCCAGCAGCGGGCACGGCGAGAGGAGGAAAAGCGTGTTTACACAGACGGCCGCGCGCCTGGGGAATAATGCGCGAGGGGAAGTGAGCCggctctctgtctgcctgcgcTAGCttcctgctgcacacacacacacacacacacacacacacactgaaaaaaaaaatcaggatcCCATTACAGTCGGGCTGAGGCGTGGAGACGACAGTCAGCATGGAAAAACGGGGCATTTCGCggattttttttcagtaaaattTATTAAAGGAAAAACGAACTA
The Denticeps clupeoides chromosome 15, fDenClu1.1, whole genome shotgun sequence DNA segment above includes these coding regions:
- the lta4h gene encoding leukotriene A-4 hydrolase — its product is MQPPTGPGYSPHRPAMAPVSDPSSFSSFSRCTTKHLNLTYHVDFDSHVLKGRVALTVEVLEDKFTSLTLDTKDLKISSVTANGQSAKFSLGDKHRFKGSPLEIMLPFELSRGQHVIVEVAYETSPRAFALQWLTPTQTAGKKHPYLFSQCQATHCRTMVPCQDTPSVKHTYYAQVSVPKELVVVMSALRDGQEVDPQECNRIIYRFRQPVPMPSYLIAIVVGALESREIGPRSRVWSEKEYVDQAAFEFSETESMLKTAESLAGPYVWGQYDVLVLPPSFPYGGMENPCLTFATPTLLAGDRSLSNVIAHEISHSWTGNLVTNKTWEHFWLNEGHTVYLERMIGRCLESEQFRQFKAMGGWKELQESVNTFGKNNPLTNLVPNLDEVDTDEAFSSVPYEKGFALLYHLEELLGGPEVFMAFVKSYIQLFAYSSVTTEEWKNYLYTYFKDKVDVLKKVDWNGWMHTPGMPPVTPKYDTTMADACISLCQRWVKATEADLSGFCAADVKTLSSHQLIEFMALLLQEEALPLTHVKRMQEVYDLNSIKNSEIRFRWLRVCVRAHLEEAVPMALKMATEQGRMKFTRPLFKEVYNWDKFRDLAIKTFVENRSAMHPVTAMLVAKDLKVDKSQSTGL